The genomic interval ACCTGTGAAGGGGGTTAGCCAGAGCTGGTCACGGCAGCCAGCGCCATCGGCACCCGGCTCCCAAATCCGCTGGGTCTCCTCCCGTCCTACCACATCTCCATCTCCCACAAAGCCCCAGGGCCCTTCTCTCCTACTTTGGGGGCCGTGGACTCTTGGAGAGGTTTGGTCCGTCGCAGGCTGCGGCTTGGTATTTCCCGGGGCTCCTCCTCTgtctgctctctctttctcttgcctGGTCCTGGAATCACTACATCCTGGGGTTGAGAGAGAACTTGGTGGGAGTTTCCAAGCCCCCAAGCTCTTTCCAAACTAGGTGACTCCAGCCCCCTCCTCACCTCTTCCTTCCTCAGCTTCgctgcaggattttcttcttcttccttgagGAATGCTGTCTTCTGGGGAGCTTCTCTTTGGAGCCGTTTTTGAAGTGGAGGTGAGTCCGCAGTAGCTAAAGGCCTCTTGCGATTTTGAGAGGCCTCAGGCTGGGGCTCTGGGGTGAAGCCAGATCTATCTGCTGCCTCCCCCTTTGGGATCTGGGGAGCACGAGTGGGTGCCTCGGGAAGCTGGGCAAAGGCAGGCTCAGGAATGGTGCTAAGGGACTCGGCTGCTCTCACTGCCCCTCGTCTCTGGTTCCTTGAAGACTGGGAGTTAGGTTCGGAGGGTGCAGAGTAGGGTTCATGAACGTGAGCTGTGAGAGACCCATGTTTCCTAGTGGCCCTTGGCCTCCTGCTGCAATTGGCTTCAGGGATGGGCTCAGGGGGAACAGGCTCTCCTGTGGGCACTGGAGAGTGGGATTCAGGGGTGGTAGGAACTGGCACAGCACTTACTGTAGAAGACCTTAGTGTCCTGCTCTGACCACCCTGAACTATGACTTTGGGGGTGACAGGCTGCTCTGTGGGGGACGAAGGTTCAAGGTCAGGAGCTGTGGGTTCAGTTGGCTGGGATGTCTTGACAGAGGACCTTTGTGTCCTGCCCCGAGTGGCCTGAGATGTGGGCTCAGGGGTGAGAGACTGGTCTTTAGAGGTGGAAGGCTGGGGCTCAGGAGTTATGGGGACAACTGGTTCAGGGGCCTTAGCAGATGACCTAAGTGTCCTGCCCTGAGGGGCCCGAGATGTGGGTTTGGGGGTGACAGGCTGGTCTGTGTGGGCAGAAGGCTGGAGCTCAGGGGCTGTGGGGACATTTTGTTCAGGGGTTTTGACAGAGGACCTAAGTGTCCTGCCCCGAGTGGCCTGAGATGTGGGTTTGGGGGTGACAGGCTGGTCTGTGGGAGTGGAAGGCTGGGGCTCAGGGGCTGTGGAGATAACTGGTTCGGGAGTCTTGACAGAAGCCCTCTGTGTCCTGCCCCGAGTGGCCTGAGATGTGGGTTTGGGGGTGAGAGGCTGGTCTGTGGGAGTGGAAGGCTGGGGCGCAGGGGCTGTGGCGATAACTGGTTCGGGAGTCTTGACAGAAGCCCTCTGTGTCCTGCCCCGAGTGGCCCGAGATGTGGGTTTGGGGGTGACAGGCTGGTCTGTGGGAGTGGAAGGCTGGGGCTCAGGGGCTGTGGAGATAACTGGTTCGGGAGCCTTGACAGAAGCCCTTTGTGTCCTGCCCCAAGTGGCCCGAGATGTGGGTTTGGGCGTGACAGGTTGGTCTGTGGGAGTGGAAGGCTGGGGCTCAGGGGCTGTGGAGATAACTGGTTCGGGAGTCTTGACAGAAGCCCTCTGTGTCCTGTCCCGAGTGGCCCGAGATGTGGGTTTGGGGGTGACAGGCGGGTCTGTGGGAGTGGAAGGCTGGGGCGCAGGGGCTGTGGAGATAACTGGTTCGGGAGTCTTGACAGAAGCCCTCTGTGTCCTGCCCCGAGTGGCCCGAGATGTGGGTTTGGGGGTGACAGGCTGGTCTGTGGGAGTGGAAGGCTGGGGCGCAGGGGCTGTGGAGATAACTGGTTCGGGAGTCTTGACAGAAGCCCTCTGTGTCCTGCCCCGAGTGGCCCGAGATGTGGGTTTGGGGGTGACAGGCTGGTCTGTGGGAGTGGAAGGCTGGGGCTCAGGGGCTGTGGAGATAACTGGTTCGGGAGCCTTGACAGAAGCCCTCTGTGTCCGGCCCCGAGTGGCCTGAGATGTGGGTTCGGGGGTGACAGGCTGGTCTGTGGGAGTGGAAGGCTGGGGCACAGGGGCTGTGGCGATAACTGGTTTGGGAGTCTTGACAGAAGCCCTCTGTGTCCTGCCCCGAGTGGCCCGAGATGTGGGTTTGGGGGTGACAGGCTGGTCTGTGGGAGTGGAAGGCTGGGGCTCAGGGGCTGTGGAGATAACTGGTTTGGGAGTCTTGACAGAAGCCCTCTGTGTCCTGCCCCGAGTGGCCCGAGATGTGGGTTTGGGGGTGACAGCCTGGTCTGTGTGGGCAGAAGGCTGGAGCTCAGGGGCTGTGGAGACATTTTGTTCAGGGGTTTTGACAGAGGACCTAAGTGTCCTGCCCCGAGTGGCCCGAGATGTGGGCTTGGGGGTGACAAGCTGGTCTGTGGAGGCGGTAGGGTGGGGCTCAAGGGGTACAGAAGAAACTGGAGAGGACCCTTGGGGCTTGACTTTGGGTTTTGGGTGAAGAGAGTCCAGCTCTGAGGAAAAGGGAGTCTCCAGAGCTTCCTGACTCTCATTTTGTCTGGTCCTGGGAATGGGCGGTTCTAAAGGAGGTGGAGAGGGCGAAAGGAGGGACTGAGGGGCAGGATGTTTCTGGCTCTGAGAGATGAGGGGGTTTTGGAGAGGCGCTGAAGCCTCCTGCAGTGCAGGAGGCCGACAAGCATCTGGGGATTCCTGATCACCCTGGGGAGAAATGGAAGCcagtgagggaggaggagacagagagaagagagacaggaCTTGGATACTGTTCTTGATCCTTGTTTATAGAGTGTACTCGTGGcatctctctttctgtctgttcCATTAGACTGGGAATTCCCTCCTTCCCAGAGACCTCTCCCCAGAATGCCAGTACAGCATTCTCCATGTATGGATGACGCTAATAAAGAGGACGGttaggagaaagaggaaaggggctTGAAAAAGGAGCTTTCTGAgtcagggagggagacagaactTGGGGAACAGATATGGAAAACAACAGGTGTCAAAGTAAACGGATAGAAGCCAACTAAGGAGCCAACCAAGAAGCCAACTAAGGAGcagtgaaaatggaagaaaagttaAACGTATGGGGAAAGGAGTAAATGAAAGCAAGGTCAGGGGAAGGGGCAGTGGAGGAGATTGCAGAGATGGCCTGTGGAGTGGGGAGGTGGGTACAGAAAGCAGCTCTCACCCTGGAAGCCTTCTCAGCAGGTGGCATCTTGCAATTCAAGTAGCCTAGACAGAAGGGAAAGGCAAGTAGCTGAGGTCTAAGCAGTCAGTCACTTAGCGGTTGATTATCATGAGGGCTGTGTACCACCTTAGGCTCCCCTCTACCTTCACTTACCTCTCTGCTGCCTCCTGGGGCTCACTGGGGCACCCCTTCCTCCACCTGACTGGCTCCCAGAAGCTATGGGGTCTGAAGCAAGTCCCTGAAGGTCTCCCGCCCCCGCTCCAGGCTCTGGTGTCGAACCTGAGGCCTGGCCTTTCTGGTCCTGGCCCCCCGCCTCTGTCTCCCCTGTCTGTGGGCCTCTGTCCAGCATCACTTTGGGTACCTTCCCTTGTAACCCACCTGCCTCACACTCTCTCTCTGCTACTggtttctctgcttctctgtcaAATATTTCTCTTGTAAGagtctgcttttctctctctttctcttgtatttcctcgGGTGTCTCAGTTTCTACCTTCAAACTCTCCGTATCCCTTTCAGTACTtgcactttttacttttttgtcaGACTCTTGTTTCTGAGTATCTCTAGCTAACACCTGTTTTTGTTCTCTGTCCTGTATCCCCCTCGTTGATTCTTCCTCTCCCATCacatcttccctctctccttccgaGGGCAGTTTCTCAGTTTCCCTCTCCAATGGCCCTCTCTCAGGGGTCACCCTCTCTGCTGTCTCTCTTGGTGTACCCATGTCTTCCTCCACAGTCTGCATCCCTCTGCCTTGAATCCCCAGTGGCTCTGCATGAACTGGACTCTCTGGATGTTGCTCTTGTGGTGCTGCCGTAGGTGGAGAGGGGCAAGATGCATGGGCTTCAATGTGGGTGGCAATGGGCTGGGTCTCAGAGGCTTCAGACTCTCTCGGACAGAATGGCTGTGTAGCCAAGACCTCCCATGGCTCATCCAAGGAACCTGAAagcagagtgagagagagagagagagaagagggaggagtgTAGGTTGAAAAGATAATAGCTTGAGAAAAGATGAAGACAAAT from Delphinus delphis chromosome 10, mDelDel1.2, whole genome shotgun sequence carries:
- the MDC1 gene encoding mediator of DNA damage checkpoint protein 1 gives rise to the protein MLGATTMIMEDTQVINWEVEQEEEVEERPSESLGCSLEPLGRLRIFSSSYGPEKDFPLYLGKNVVGRMPDCSVALPYSSISKQHAVIEILAWDKAPVLRDCGSLNGTQILRPPKVLGPGVSHRLRDRELILFADLPCQYHRLDVPLPFVSRGPLTIEETPRVQGGTQPHRLLLAEDSEEEVDSLSEKCVVKGPRTSFLATVVPESDEEGPSSALDVPGPPFAFNLNSDTDEEESQQPGAGEGSSAARRVTAAETEQPKPVTTGIQLEKDQCSVKEKNNDTKVERSARSRVVPVGVTLERSQPAGEDSDTDVDDENGPLRRLTGVHLERAQPCGFIDSDTDVEEEGIPATPAVVPVRKRHTFHEVGTESPRAPGVAHQQESPAGSDTDIEEGEAPLTVPLDRSRASVVIDSNTDDKEEVSAALTLAHLRESRAVAWNRDPDAEDDRAQPVALLEQSQASAGRDSDTDVKEKGLPVEKTGTVPRGHTGKAYSEKSHPPLRDSDTEVAEEKSSPGFHLERSQASATVHINTQVVEEVPPRPAVILLEKHQVPVAWTHQTDVEAEGGPAKLPVVYPEEAQPPLAGDCDPDAEENTSLAASAVADVRKSQLQAEEDTGTEWAVAVLEQGRAFMAGAQGGSPAAQVEQDLLPVSRNNIADLVVDTGTPGEPTQPQRQGAQTPTEREREPHVDRTMDSGDNHDDSEDLDLQATQCFVERENQSLEVPSMEDEPTQAFLFTLPQEPGPSRCSFQATGSLDEPWEVLATQPFCPRESEASETQPIATHIEAHASCPSPPTAAPQEQHPESPVHAEPLGIQGRGMQTVEEDMGTPRETAERVTPERGPLERETEKLPSEGEREDVMGEEESTRGIQDREQKQVLARDTQKQESDKKVKSASTERDTESLKVETETPEEIQEKEREKQTLTREIFDREAEKPVAERECEAGGLQGKVPKVMLDRGPQTGETEAGGQDQKGQASGSTPEPGAGAGDLQGLASDPIASGSQSGGGRGAPVSPRRQQRGYLNCKMPPAEKASRGDQESPDACRPPALQEASAPLQNPLISQSQKHPAPQSLLSPSPPPLEPPIPRTRQNESQEALETPFSSELDSLHPKPKVKPQGSSPVSSVPLEPHPTASTDQLVTPKPTSRATRGRTLRSSVKTPEQNVSTAPELQPSAHTDQAVTPKPTSRATRGRTQRASVKTPKPVISTAPEPQPSTPTDQPVTPKPTSRATRGRTQRASVKTPKPVIATAPVPQPSTPTDQPVTPEPTSQATRGRTQRASVKAPEPVISTAPEPQPSTPTDQPVTPKPTSRATRGRTQRASVKTPEPVISTAPAPQPSTPTDQPVTPKPTSRATRGRTQRASVKTPEPVISTAPAPQPSTPTDPPVTPKPTSRATRDRTQRASVKTPEPVISTAPEPQPSTPTDQPVTPKPTSRATWGRTQRASVKAPEPVISTAPEPQPSTPTDQPVTPKPTSRATRGRTQRASVKTPEPVIATAPAPQPSTPTDQPLTPKPTSQATRGRTQRASVKTPEPVISTAPEPQPSTPTDQPVTPKPTSQATRGRTLRSSVKTPEQNVPTAPELQPSAHTDQPVTPKPTSRAPQGRTLRSSAKAPEPVVPITPEPQPSTSKDQSLTPEPTSQATRGRTQRSSVKTSQPTEPTAPDLEPSSPTEQPVTPKVIVQGGQSRTLRSSTVSAVPVPTTPESHSPVPTGEPVPPEPIPEANCSRRPRATRKHGSLTAHVHEPYSAPSEPNSQSSRNQRRGAVRAAESLSTIPEPAFAQLPEAPTRAPQIPKGEAADRSGFTPEPQPEASQNRKRPLATADSPPLQKRLQREAPQKTAFLKEEEENPAAKLRKEEDVVIPGPGKRKREQTEEEPREIPSRSLRRTKPLQESTAPKVLFTGVVDAHGERAVLALGGSLASSVAEASHLVTDRIRRTVKFLCALGRGIPILSLDWLRQSHKAGCFLPPAEYVVADPEQEKNFGFSLREALSRARERRLLEGYEIHVTPGVQPPPPQMGEIISCCGGTVLPSMPRSYKPQRVVITCSQDFPRCAIPFRVGLPILSPEFLLTGVLKQEAKPEAFVLSSLEVSST